Proteins from a single region of Mailhella massiliensis:
- a CDS encoding ThiF family adenylyltransferase produces the protein MKLELVTGQGIWKEAEAELFSSRGEEGFVFGLARPVRAGRNLRFILEHILRPAPDDYAHRASAGLTLTTEASSRLNMLGLEAASLGLVPVHIHSHPCGMNDFSPYDDDAEAVAHHWLRAQGQPWLLSVVQACGAAPVVRLWREGSWYGCGLRIGLRRIVMPCEMEGKAVPPRTDTCTLQALDRQRAFGSVFVHAASQLRVGIVGVGGVGMPVAEMLARSGVTHFVLVDLDKVEITNLNRLGHAFRRDLGRNKVELCRSVIRMAGRAVGTRPQVKACTEDINLASRATRTALAGCDVILALTDDELSRIACLKLALQYGVEYLQAGVRIGQKDGSIDALAVEFTGAENGRFCPLCSGRLSSAQASVDARRYVGGTVLERARAEGYIPEEPSPSVMSLNAVAAGALVLEVQKRMAGLGDAPLDLWQHDFLSGVTLFEKKLERNLAGACGVCGRDTGENAA, from the coding sequence ATGAAACTGGAGCTTGTCACGGGGCAGGGGATATGGAAGGAGGCTGAGGCTGAGCTTTTCTCTTCCAGGGGAGAGGAGGGCTTTGTGTTCGGGCTGGCAAGGCCGGTACGGGCCGGACGGAATCTGCGTTTCATTCTGGAACATATCCTTCGGCCGGCGCCTGATGACTATGCCCACCGGGCCAGTGCCGGCCTTACCTTGACCACCGAGGCTTCCTCCCGCCTGAATATGCTGGGACTGGAGGCCGCCTCTTTGGGACTGGTTCCCGTGCATATTCACTCCCATCCTTGTGGCATGAATGACTTCAGTCCGTATGACGACGATGCCGAGGCGGTCGCGCATCACTGGCTGAGAGCGCAGGGGCAACCCTGGCTTCTCAGCGTGGTGCAGGCCTGCGGGGCTGCACCCGTAGTCCGTCTGTGGCGTGAAGGCTCCTGGTACGGTTGCGGTCTCCGCATCGGTCTCAGGCGTATTGTCATGCCCTGCGAGATGGAGGGGAAGGCCGTCCCTCCCCGCACGGATACGTGTACGCTTCAGGCTCTGGATCGTCAAAGGGCCTTCGGTTCTGTGTTCGTTCATGCCGCTTCGCAGCTTCGCGTGGGAATTGTCGGTGTGGGCGGCGTAGGTATGCCCGTGGCGGAGATGCTGGCCAGAAGCGGTGTTACGCACTTTGTACTGGTAGATCTCGACAAGGTGGAAATCACCAATCTCAACCGTCTTGGTCATGCGTTTCGCCGTGATCTGGGAAGAAACAAGGTGGAGTTGTGCCGGTCGGTCATCCGCATGGCCGGGAGGGCCGTGGGAACGCGACCTCAGGTGAAAGCCTGTACGGAGGATATCAACCTTGCAAGTCGTGCGACCAGAACCGCGCTTGCTGGGTGCGACGTGATTCTTGCGCTTACCGACGACGAGCTTTCCCGCATCGCATGTCTGAAGCTGGCGCTACAGTACGGTGTGGAATACCTGCAGGCGGGGGTGCGCATCGGACAGAAGGACGGAAGTATTGATGCCCTGGCAGTGGAATTCACCGGTGCGGAAAACGGGCGTTTTTGTCCGCTGTGCTCCGGCAGGCTCAGTTCCGCGCAGGCTTCTGTGGATGCCCGCCGTTATGTGGGGGGAACGGTTCTGGAACGGGCGAGGGCTGAGGGTTACATCCCTGAAGAGCCTTCTCCGTCTGTGATGTCCCTCAATGCCGTGGCGGCGGGTGCACTGGTGCTGGAAGTCCAGAAGCGTATGGCCGGGCTGGGAGATGCTCCTCTCGATCTGTGGCAGCATGACTTCTTAAGCGGCGTTACTTTGTTTGAAAAAAAGCTTGAACGGAACCTTGCGGGGGCCTGCGGCGTGTGCGGACGCGATACGGGCGAAAATGCCGCTTGA
- a CDS encoding NYN domain-containing protein yields MLRKLIAVDLLPMERRAKELGFPHIPLREIREVCEADSVDVIEMLVTLPERQPEDDSPEALAKVRTQYINKRNALQSSGARVIECPSKRSQNSPSGFKQSDDQRLMLTTLMLAMKLRPDFVLLFAADGDFAPMVEILRGEGIRTEVVASPTMLASELIRQAVNTVDYDEMLQSIRR; encoded by the coding sequence ATGCTGAGAAAACTTATTGCCGTTGATCTGCTGCCCATGGAGCGCCGCGCCAAAGAACTTGGTTTTCCTCACATCCCTCTTCGTGAAATTCGCGAAGTATGCGAGGCTGATAGTGTGGACGTCATCGAAATGTTGGTCACGCTTCCTGAGCGGCAGCCTGAAGATGACAGCCCTGAAGCGCTGGCGAAGGTTCGCACCCAGTACATCAACAAGCGTAACGCGTTGCAGAGCTCTGGAGCCCGTGTCATCGAGTGTCCTTCCAAACGCAGCCAGAACTCACCGAGCGGTTTCAAGCAGAGTGACGATCAGCGGCTCATGCTGACGACGCTCATGTTGGCCATGAAGCTGCGTCCTGACTTCGTTCTTCTGTTTGCCGCGGACGGAGACTTTGCTCCCATGGTGGAAATCCTCCGTGGTGAAGGCATACGCACGGAAGTGGTGGCCAGTCCCACGATGCTGGCTTCGGAACTCATCCGTCAGGCGGTGAATACCGTGGACTACGACGAGATGCTGCAGTCCATCAGGCGCTGA